ATGACGTCCTGCATCTTTCCGCCGCGCAGCGTCTTGGCGCTTCCCTCACCCATTACCCAGGCCAGGGCGTCCACCACATTGGACTTGCCGGAGCCATTCGGTCCGACGACGGCGCAAATTCCTGGCTCGAATTTCAGAGACGTCGCCGACGCGAATGATTTGAAGCCTTTCAGCGTCAGCGATTTCAGGTGCATTTGGGTAAGTTTAGCAAGCCTTGAACGCAGCTGCCCAGCCGAGCCTAGAGGCTCGCTTCGGCGGGCTTGTGCTGCGAGTTAACGTTCGATGAAGCCAGATTCGCCCTTAGGGGAAGCCCATTGTTCGACAACCAGATCCACCGTTCCCGGGCGGCGGGTCGTACTCGGCTGCTCATTGAGGAGGCCCAGCAAGTCCTCGCATTTCTCCCGCGGGCCTTCCGCTACCACCTGCACCCGGCCATCTCTCAGATTGGTGGCATGCCCGCTCAAACCGAGCTCCAAGGCCCGGGAGCGCGTCCACCAACGAAAGCCCACTCCTTGGACGTGCCCATGGACAAAAGCGGTCATTCTCTCCAGTGCCATGCGGCCTCCCAAACTTCTAATAGCGGTCGTGGTGTCCCTTATCGCGCAACACGCGGCGATCCTCCTCGCTGCGGCGAGTGACAGGATCCGATCCGTCCCAGCACTCTACGCCCTTCAGCTCCGGCATCATATCGCGGTGGAATACCGGGTCAATGCCGTGGCTGCGCTGCTTGTTGTAATTCTTGAGCAACTTAATCGCCACACCGGAGAGTGGCACGATGACGATAATATTGAGAATCACCATGGTTGCCGCACCGGTATCGGCCAAGGCAAAGACCAGCGGCAGAGAGCCCACTGCGCCGAACCAGACAAAGAAAAGCACAACGAGGCGGAAAATTACCAGCGCAGGCTTGCTCTGGGTGAGGTACTCCAGGTTAGATTCCGCCAAGTAATAATTGCCCAGGATGGAGGAGAAAGCCAGGAAGAAAAGAATGAAGCTGACGAAGTGGATGCCCCACTCGCCCACCTCAGAAGACAAAGCCGCCTGGGTCAAGGAGACGCCTTCTGCTTCGGCGCCGTAGGCAATCTCCGGCCCCAGCAAGATGATGAAGGCGGTGATGGTACACACCACCAAGGTGTCGAAGTACACGCCAAGGGTTTGCACCAGGCCCTGCTTGACCGGGTGCGAGACTGCCGCGGTAGCCGCTGCATTCGGAGCAGAGCCCTCACCAGCTTCGTTGGAAAACAGTCCACGCTGAATACCCTTCATCATGGCCGCACCGAGACCGGCGCCAGCGATTTCCTTAATACCCAGAGCGTGGCCGACAATATCGCCAACCATTCCCGGCACCTTGTCAAAGTTCGTGATGACTACAAAACCGCCGACAAGCAGGTAGGCCACCGCCATAAAAGGCACGATGATCTGGGTGATATTGGCAATGCGGTTAACACCGCCAAAGATGATGAGGCCTGCAACCACGGCGATAACAACACCGATGATGGCACGGAACATGGTGTCATCGCGGTCAAAAGAGAAGGACACCGCATCCGCGATGGCGTTGGTCTGGAAGGCGTTGTAGACCAAACCAAAGGTAAAAGCGATAGCGATGGAGAAAAGAACGCCAAGCGGGCCCCAGCCCAAACCGCGCTTCATGTAGTACGCAGGGCCACCACGGTAACCATCACCATCGCGTACCTTCCACAGCTGCGCCAGGGTGGATTCGATGAATGCAGTTGCACCACCAAGGATGGCGATGAGCCACATCCAAAAGACAGCACCTGGGCCGCCCACGGAAATGGCCACGGCCACTCCGGCCACGTTACCGGTGCCGACGCGGGAAGCGGCCGAAATAGTGAAGGCCTTAAAAGCAGAGATACCCCCATAGTCCTCGTCCTCATCGCGACCTTCCCCCTTGGGTCGCTCGACGACGGCCCGGAACATGTCCGGCACCATGCGCACCTGCACCAAAGCGGTACGGATGCCGAAGAATAGGCCCGCAGCGATGAGCAGCCAGGGCAGAATCCACGACCAGACGCCGTCATTAAATGTCGTTACGACATTTTCAAGAAAATCCATGCAGAATAATTTACTGCCTTGAGGTTCACAACGTGAACCCCATGCGCCATAACTTATTGACAATGGGGGCAGAAATGGGTGGAACGTCCTGAAATTACGCAGCGCTCCAAGGGCGTTCCGCAGCGCTGACAGGGCTGGCCAGCCCGCCCATACGCGGCCAGGGACCGCGAGAAGTATCCCGATTCACCATTCACGTTGACGTACAAGGAATCGAAGCTCGTGCCACCCACTTTTAGGGCGGCGGCCATGACCTCTTGGGCCGCTTCAAGCAGAGCTACGGCATCCTTTTGCCGCAACGTCGATGCCCTTTTGCGGGGCGGAATCTGTGCCGCCCACAGGGATTCATCGGCATAGATATTGCCGATTCCAGAAGCCAAGGTTTGATCCAATAGTGCAGTCTTTACTGCAGTCTTCTTGGCCCGCAAGCGCCGTGCGGTTGCCACAATGTCGAAGTCTGGTTCCAACGGGTCAATGCCAATGTGCGAGATCTTCGCCCACGGTGCATAGAGCCAATAGCCAAAGGTGCGCTGGTCTACAAAGCTAAGCTCTACCCCACCGCTTAGCTGAGCGCTAATGCGCAGATGCGGCGAATCGGTCGTGCCGATTCGAACTTGGCCCGACATGCCCAAGTGGATGAAGAGGACGTCGCGGTGGGGATCCATGGAATCTTCGCCCACAAATTCCAGCCACATGAACTTTCCCCGCCGAGCCACAGCGGCGACCTCTTTACCGATAAGAAGACCGGAGAGTGGCTCATCTTGGCCACGGTTGGCACGCGGGTGCAGGACTTGCACAGACTCAAAAGTCCGCCCCACCACGTGGGGCTCAAGACCCCGGCGGACGGACTCGACTTCCGGCAGTTCCGGCATGCTTAGCCTTCTTTATGCGCAGTGCCCTGCACCAAGAGAGGAGTCTCACGCAAAGTCTGGCACGCCTCTTGAGCTGCTTGCTGCTCGGCCAGCTTCTTATTGTGTCCCACTCCATTGCCCACGGTCAGACCAGCGACGGTAGCTACCGCGTTAAAGGTCTGGTCATGTTCTGGGCCGGTGGAGGTAGCCGAGTAGACCGGCATCGGTGCCTTAAGCTCGGCACACAGCTCCTGCAAAGTGGTCTTCCAATCCAGATGGCGGCCACTCACGGTCGCATTGTCGATCTTTTCTGCAAATAGGCGCAGGATGACATCTCGCGCAGTTTCGAATCCATGCTCGCGGTAGATGGCGCCAAAGATCGCCTCGGTGGTATCGGCAAGGATGGAATCCTTATCGCGGCCACCAGTGGACTGCTCTCCCTTGCCCAGCAAAATGTGTGGGCCGAGGTTTATCTCACGAGCGATATCCGATAGTCCGTAGCGCGAGACGATCGAGGCACGCATCTTGGAAATATCCGATTCCGGACGAGAGGGATAAGTGATGTAGAGCTGGGAGGCCACCGACAGGCCCAGCACCGCATCGCCCAGAAACTCCAAGCGCTCGTTATTAGGCAAATGCCCATTCTCATTGGCAAAAGAGCGGTGAGTAAGCGCTAGGCGCAGGTGTTCTGGCTGCAAGTCCACGCCGAGCGATTCCAACAGTGGGCTGTGGTCTACTGCAGCAAATTCGGCTGCCAGTGCCTCTTCCCCGGTTAGCTTCTTTTTGCGGCTCATAGGAACTTCTCCAAACCAGCCCAGCGGGGATCGACCTTGTCTTCCTCTTCTTCGCCAGAGATACCGGTGGTCACCCCTTCAGGCGTGTCAATCTCACAGCGGTCCTCACACACCGGCGCGAAGGGAAGGTTGAGGCCTGCCTCATCGATCACGGCCTGCAATAGATCCAGCTCATCGTCTTCGATCTCCGGAATCTCATCTCCGGAGCCTTCATCATCGGCTGCAGGATCATCGCCGGAGACGAAGGATTCATCGGCAGCAAAGACCTGCGTGACATGCAAGTCCAGCTCTGGGTGCAGTTCCTTCAAGCACCGGGAGCATTCCCCTGTCAGCCGTCCAGATACGTTGGCATCCACCAAGACACCTGCACCTAGAGGGGTCAAGGTGGCGTCTACGGTGAGCTCCTCACCCTTCGGAATAGCGATCATCTCGACGCCGATCCTCTCAGGTGCGGGGCCGGTCTGGGTGCGTTGCTCCGGCGGTGCGTCAGCGCCTTGGGCGTTCAACAATTCGCCCACATCGAACTTCAATGGTGATGTCATAACACTAGGTAGTCTACCTTGCCCCGCAAACTCCGCCTAGCGGCCCGCACAGGCAAACTTTCTGTCAAGAGTCTGTCGTTTAAAGTAAAAGGGCCTATGCCTTTCCGGCTTAGCCTTTTCCCAAGCCAAAGCCATCTTTAGTGTGGAGGCATGACTTACCACTTGGCGCTAGCCTCCACGGATCCACGCAGCATCGCACTCGGATTCGCCGTGTTTAGCTGCCTTCCTGCCGCGGTATTAACCATTGCCGGCACGCTCGTGCACGCGACTCCACGGCCGGACCGTTCAGGTATCTATGGTGCTAGTGGGATTCGCCTCTTTACTGCACTCATCTGCAGCATCATTGCTGGTTTGATAGCTGGCACCATCCTGGTATTGCCCACTGGCATGGACCTTTCGGTGCTTACCGGCGCACTCATCTTTTCCCTAAGCGCAGGCGCCATTACCTGGTTTTCTCGGGAGACCATTCCCACGGCGCTTATTTCTGTAGGCACCATGCTGGTTGCCACAGGTGCGCTAGTGAGTATGTGCGCCGCGTGCTTTCCGCAGAACTTTAGTGATAGTTCTTTGACGTCACTGTCTTCCTATTTCTTTACCGCACTCGTTGCATTCCTTTTCCCTGGATTAGTAACCACAATCATTGCAGCATGTATGGCCGTCCAATCCGCCGCGCCTGCGCATCTCACCTCGAGGAAGGAAGGAAGCGCCACGTCCGCACACACGCCGTTAACAGCTGCTCCCCATGCACCGAATCCGGCAGTGTCCACCACACAGCCTCGCTCCCGCGCAACCTCCTGAACTGCTCATGCTGGTAGGGAAACATAAAGGCCCTGGTGGGTGGGAAGACGGCGTACGACAAACCGTCTGCCCACCCACCAGAGCCTTTAGCCGTGCCTGGTATAAGGGACTAAACCACCCCTCACCCCTCAAGCCCCAGAGCCCAGTTCCATCCGGGAAATGAAGCTTAAGGGCAGGAAGAATTTAAAAGTTTAGCGCTCGTTATAGCGACGCTCGTAGTTCTCACTTTCTGCGTAGCGGGAGCCGCCCGCAACACCGCCGGCACGACTCGAGGGCTGGTAGTCGCCGCCGCGGGAACGGACCCCGGCACCGCCGCGCAGTGCAGAGCGGTCGGAGCTTACGGTGCGCAGCAGCCCATTGAGGGTGGTTTCAAATTCGCTTAGCTTGCCGTCTACAAACTCATCGCATTCACTGCGCAGACGGTTGGACTCAGTGTGGGCGGACTCCACGATGCGGTGTGCTTCCTCATCAGCGCGGCGCACAACTTCCGATTCCGAAACCATGCGCTCTTGCTCGGCGCGGCCTTCTGCAACGGAACGTTCATATTCATCATTGGCCTGAGCGATGGTGCGGTCTGCTTCCGCGCGGGCCTGTTCCACCATGGACTGAGCGCGAGCTTCAGCATCAGCCACTAGCTTGGCGGCATGCTGTTCTGCGTGGGAGACCGTGGCATCCGCCTCTTCGCGAGCATGGCCCACGATGTCATCGGCCTGCGCATTAGCGTCGTTGATCGTCTGATCCGCGCGCTCTTCGGCGCCGTGCAGGATTTCATCCTGCTTATCCAAGACATCCTGCGCGTCATCAATCTCAACGGGCAGGGCGTTTCGGAGGTCGTCGAGAAGCGCGAGCATTTCATGGCGCGGAACCATGCAATTAGAGGTCATGGGGAGGCTGTGGGCCTCTTCCAAGTGCTGGACTAGTTCATCTAGGGACTCAAAGACACGGTACATGCTGCGAATTTTACATGCCCTCACGTGCCAGACGTGGAGGCCACGCACCGAGTGTGTACTGAGGATTTACCCTCCAGTGCAAACAATCGCCTTCCACCCACCCACTCACACAATCTATGGCGCGTATTTACAGCACAAACTCCCCTTCTCCACTACACAAAGGCAGCACAGAAAGGGAGCTTGAAAGAAGAAGTGAGCAGCTAGATAACGCCCTGTGCCAACATGGCGTCCGCTACCTTCTTGAAGCCAGCAATATTTGCACCGGCAACGTAATCGCCTTCACGGTCATATTCCTTGGCCGTACTATCGATGTTTTTAAAGATATTGGACATGATCGCGTGGAGGCGATCATCGGTGTAATCAAAGGACCAGGAGTCGCGGGATGCGTTTTGCTGCATTTCCAGCGCGGAGGTAGCAACGCCACCAGCGTTGGCTGCCTTGCCCGGCGCGAAGTTGATCTTGGATTCTTGGAAGACGTGGACCGCCTCTGGGGTAGACGGCATATTGGCACCTTCGGCTACGTAACGCACGCCGCCGTCAACGAGCTTCTTGGCAGAATCGCCATCGAGCTCATTTTGGGTGGCACACGGCAGAGCTACGTCTGCCTGCACTTCCCAGATATTTCCCCCCTTGTGGAATTCCACGCCGTTTCCAGCTTCTTCGGCGTAGGTGGAAATACGTTCACGGCGGGTTTCCTTGACGTCCTTGAGCAGCTCAATGTCCACGCCGTTAGGGGTGGTGATGTAGCCGGAGGAATCGGACATGGCCACTACAGTAGCGCCAAGCTCTTGGGCCTTGGCTGCGGCGTAGATGGCCACGTTGCCAGAACCGGAGACGATAACCTTGGCGCCGTCGAAAGACTCGCCGTGCGTCTTCATCATCTCATTGGTGAGGTAGACCGTGCCAAAGCCCGTGGCCTCAGTACGAACCAGGGAGCCACCCCAGGTCAATCCCTTGCCGGTGAGGACGCCGGATTCGTGCTGCGTGGTCAGTCGGCGGTACTGGCCAAAGAGGAAGCCGATCTCGCGGCCGCCGACGCCGATGTCACCGGCCGGCACGTCGCGGTATTCGCCAATATGGCGGTGCAGCTCCGTCATGAAGGACTGGCAAAAGCGCATGACCTCTACCTCGGACTTGCCCTTGGGATCAAAGTCAGAACCGCCCTTGCCGCCGCCAATGGGCAGGCCGGTCAGGGAGTTTTTGAAAATCTGCTCAAAGCCAAGGAACTTGATGATGCCCAGGTTGACCGAGGGGTGGAATCGCAGGCCACCCTTGTAGGGGCCGAGCGCGGAGTTGAACTGAACGCGGAAGCCGCGGTTGACCTGGATGTCGCCACTATCGTCGATCCATGGCACGCGGAAGATGAGCTGGCGTTCAGGCTCGCACAGGCGCTCCACCAGGCCGTAGTCCGCGTACTGCGGGTCTTTTTCTAGGACAATTTTCAGCGAATCCAGGACCTCAGAAACCGCTTGGTGGAATTCCGGTTCTCCCGCATTGCGCTTGAGCAATTTGTCGTAGTACTCAGAGATTTGGCTATCTACTGACATGGTGTGCATTCCATTCTGTGGGCTTGTAAGAACAGATACCAGTTTCCTATCAAACTACCGATAATGCAAGCATGTTCGAGGCTTTAGGGAGACATACAACGCCTTTTACCAGCGACAATAAAGTTAAATATTTTCTGTAGACCGTTCGAATCTTAAGTCGCACCGTGCCCCAGCGCGGGCGGGCTTTATAATCACGGGCATGCATATTGTTGTCGCCCCAGACTCATTTAAAGGCACCGCCTCCGCGCCCGAGGCCGCAGCCAGCATTGCTATGGGGGTGCGCCAAGCGCTTCCCGACGCCACGGTGACCACCCTGCCCATGGCCGATGGCGGCGAGGGCACCGCTGCCGTCCTCGCGCAGGCAGCAGCGGCCGGCGGACAATCCGCCGAGACCATTACCCTGCCCACTACCGACGCCATTGGCCGCTTGACTCAGGCAAGCTATGTTCTCGCCGGAGCCACTGCGTTCATTGACGTCGCCTCTGCCACTGGGCTGCCAGCCGTGCAGGACAGCCTTGATCCGCTCCACGCCGATTCCTATGGCACCGGCGTCTTGATCGCGGACGCAGAAACACGTGGCGCTACCTCGATCGTGCTGGGATTAGGCGGCACCGCCAGCATTGACGCCGGGATGGGCATCCTCACCGCACTCGGCGCCGCCGCGCACGACTCCCGCGGCTATGCCCTGCCCAAGGGCGGCGCTCCCCTCGTTCAGCTAGACCACATCGATACCGCGCAGCTCAATATCAAGGCGGGCATGCTTGACTTCACACTGCTGGCAGATACCCGCGCTACCCCAGTGCAGGCAGCAACCATGTACGGCCCGCAAAAGGGAGCTCAAGGCGAACAAGTAGCGCTGCTGGCCGGCGCCATGCTCCAAGCATGCGAGGTTACCGGCACCGATGCAGATTCTGCATATTATGGCGCCGCGGGTGGCCTTCCCATTGGCCTGTCCTGGCTCTCGCGCACCCTCTGGGGTTCAGACGAACACGTGCGCGTCCTGTCCGGCGGCACGCACGTGGCCGCTGCACTGGGCCTTCCGGAAAAGATCGCTTCGGCCGATCTCGTCATTACCGGCGAGGGCCGCTTTGATGAACAGTCTCTGACCGGCAAGGCAGTCGGAACCATCACGGATCTCGCCCGGCAAGCCGGAACGCCGGTGGGCATTATCGCCGGCTCCTTCGAGCATGACACCGACGCCTACTGCGCTCCCCTTAGCCAAGAAGGCTCGTTGGCCCAGCAGCTAGCGGCGGCCGCCGGGCACATCGTCAAGCAGCTCTAAGGCCGAATGGACAGCGACCACGGGAAGATAGCGGGCCGCTCATGCGCCAGCTCGTCTTCAAGCAATACGTGGTCCTTGGGCAGCACTGCATGCGGGGTGAGAAGGCGCGAGAGCACCATGCCCAGCTGGTTGACGGAGCCACTTACGCCCACCACCGCAATGTCATAGCGGTGCACGCTCGCATCCGCAAGGTCGCGGTCTTCATGCTCGTCGCGATAATTTTGCCGCAGCTGCTCCTCCAACCCCTCTGGAAACTGCGGCGCCTCCGGGCGAGTAACGTCAGCTGAGGAAAGCGAACCGCCCTCCACCAGCTTGTCGGTGGCGGTGGTAAAGATTTCCGCAACGCGCTCTGCTTGCGCGTTGGGAACCAAAACATCAAATTGAATAACCGGCATAGCGCCAACCCTACCCAATCCCTAAGGTGTGAAACCATGTCTGATTCTGCCCGCATCGCCCAGCTCACCACTTCCCAGGAAGCCGATCTGGGGTGGCAGCAGGACTTTTATGAGGACCTGCACCGCCACCCCGAGCTTTCGCATGAAGAGGAGCGCACCGCCGGTCGCATCCGCGCCAAGCTCGCCGATTTTGACTGCGAGGTAGTAGAAAATATCGGCGGCTTTGGCATGGTCGCCATCTTCCGCAACGGCGATGGCCCTACTGCTTTGCTGCGTGCGGACTTTGACGGCCTACCAGTGGAAGAGGCCACCGGCGTGTCCTATTCCGCCACGAATGGAAAGATGCACGCCTGCGGGCACGATATGCACACCACGGCGCTACTGGGTGCCTGCGCGCTTCTCGACGCCTCCCGCAGCTCCTGGTCCGGCACCTTCCTCGCCCTTTTCCAACCTGCCGAAGAATCCTCCGTGGGAGCTAAGGACATGTTGGCCGATAACCTCATCGAGCGCGTGCCTCGTCCCGATATTTGCCTAGGCCAACACATCATGCCCGGCCGCGCCGGCACGGTGCGCCACACCGCCGGTCCCATCATGGCCGGCTGCGATTCCCTGCGCATTCGCGTCTTTGGAAAATCGGCCCACGCTTCCATGCCCCATAACTCCATCGACCCCACCTATATCGCGGCCATGATCGTCACCCGCCTCCAAGCTATTGTGGGCCGCGAAGTTGCCCCGCACGAGTTCTTTGTCATTTCCGTAGGCGAGCTACACTCCGGCGATAAAAACAACATCATTCCCGAATCCGCCGAGCTCGTGCTCAATACGCGCTACTACGATCCCGCACTCGCGGAAAAGGTCTATGCCTCCCTCGAGCGCATGGTCAAGGCCGAGTGTGTGGCGTCCGGAAGCGAGCAAGACCCGACCTTTGAGTACTATGCCCACGGCGAGGTCACCGATAACGACGCCACGGCCCACGCACCAGTGGCCGAGGTTTTCGATGCCGCTTTCGGCTCCGATTCGGTCATCGCCGCCCCTTCTACCGCCTCTGAGGACTTTTGCTACCTACCCCAGGCATGGGGCGTGCCTTATGTCTTCTGGCATATCGGCTGCACCCCGGAAGACGAGTTGCAAGACCCACCGGTCAACCACCAAGCAACCTTCCTGCCGGACTATGCCCCGACCGTCTATGCCTCCACCCGGGCAGCGTATGGTGCGGCATTGACCTACTTGGCAAAGCCCTAAGTACCCGGTGCGCCTTTACCTATTTCCTCCCTGCAAGGCGGCGCCAATCCTATTAAGCTGGCAGGCGTTTCGTGACTTCCCACTACCTTAAGGTTTCACATGAGCCAGCCACGGCACTCTGTTTTCGAATCCACCGTTCCCTCCCATGTTCGTGCGGCCTCCGGTGTAAGCCCGCACAGCGCTTCCTACCGCAAGTTCTGGTCGGGCCTATCTGGTGCCGTCATGGAGCAGATTGCCGATAATTGGGAGCGCACCCGTTCCGCCTACGCTGCGACCCGCCAACAGCACTACTTCTCTGCGGAGTTCCTGCAGGGCCGCGCACTGCTCAATAACCTCACCAACCTAGGCTTGGTCGACGATGCCAAGGCAGCGGCCTCCGCTGCCGACCACGAGCTGAGCGATGTCCTCGAAGCCGAGCACGATGCCGCGCTCGGCAACGGTGGCCTCGGCCGCCTTGCCGCTTGCTTCCTCGATTCCGCTGTCACCCAGGACTACCCCGTCACTGGTTATGGCCTGCTTTACCGTTACGGCCTTTTCCGCCAGTCCTTTGAAAATGGCTTCCAGAAGGAACAGCCTGATGCGTGGATGGAAAACGGCTATGACTTCATCATCCGCCGCGCCTCCGAGCAGCGCCGCGTCCACTTTGATGACATGGACGTGCGCGCCATTCCTTATGACATGCCTATTACTGGCTACGGAACCGATAACGTAGGCACGCTACGCCTGTGGAAGTCCGAGCCCATCGATGAATTCGATTATGATGCCTTCAACTCCCAGCGCTTTACGGAGGCCATTGTCGATCGCGAGCGCGTCATGGATATCTGCCGCGTGCTCTACCCCAACGACACCACCTACGAGGGCAAGGTACTGCGCGTTCGCCAACAGTACTTCTTTGTCTCCGCATCCCTGCAGACCATGGTGGATAACTACATTGCCCAGCACGGCGAGGACCTCACCGGTTTTGCGCAGTACAACTCCATCCAGCTCAATGACACCCACCCAGTGCTCGCCATCCCCGAGCTCCTGCGCATTCTGCTCGATGACCACGGTCTGAGCTGGGATGCGGCGTGGAAGATCGTCACCGAGACCTTCGCCTACACCAACCACACCGTGCTCGCGGAGGCACTGGAGAGCTGGGAAGTGTCCATCTTCCAAAAGCTATTCTGGCGCATCTGGCAGTTGGTGGAAGAAATCGATCGCCGCTTCCGCGAAGACATGGCCCATCGCGGCCTGGATCAGGGTCGCATTGACTACATGGCGCCGGTGTCCAACGGGCAGGTTCACATGGCCTGGATCGCCTGCTACGCCGCTTACTCCATTAACGGTGTCGCCGCCCTGCATACCGAAATCATCAAGGCCGATACGCTGTCCGAATGGCATGAGCTCTGGCCAGAAAAATTCAACAATAAGACCAATGGCGTCACCCCGCGCCGCTGGCTGAAGATGTGCAACCCCCGCCTGGCAGAACTGCTCACCCAGCAGGCTGGTTCCGATGCGTGGGTTACTGACCTCACCCAGCTGGCCAGACTTGCCGATAAGGCCGACGATGCTGACCTACTACGAGAACTGATCGCCATCAAGCAGGCCAATAAGCGCGACTTTGCGCAGTGGGTAAACGTCCACCAAGGCGCTGAAATCGACCCTGATTCTATCTTTGACGTGCAGATTAAGCGCCTGCACGAGTACAAGCGCCAGCTGATGAACGCCCTCTACGTCCTTGACCTCTACTTCCGCATCAAGGACGAGGGCGAAACTGTGCCGAAGCGTACTTTCATCTTTGGTGCCAAGGCCGCACCGGGCTACGACCGCGCTAAGGCGATTATTAAGCTCATCAACACCATCGCAGACCTGGTCAATAACGACCCGGCCACCAAGGACATCATCCGCGTCGTCTTCGTGGAGAATTACAACGTCTCCCCCGCAGAGCACATCATCCCAGCCGCTGATATCTCCGAGCAGATTTCTGTGGCTGGCAAGGAAGCCTCCGGCACGTCCAATATGAAGTTCATGATGAATGGTGCACTGACCTTGGGCACCATGGATGGAGCAAACGTAGAAATCGTCGAGGCGGTTGGCGAGGACAACGCTTATATCTTCGGCGCCCGCAATGAAGAGTTGCCGCAGCTGCGCGCCGAGTACAACCCAGGCGAGCTTTACCAGAGCGTGCCAGGCTTGGCCCGCGTACTGGATGCGCTTGTCGACGGCACCCTGGGCGCAGACAATGCCGGTATCTTCGGCGATCTGCGCGCCTCGCTTCTCGACGGCTTCGGGGAGCACGCCCAAGACCAGTACTACGTCCTAGGTGACTTCGCCGACTACCGCGAGACCCGCGACCGCATGGCCGCGGAGTATAAGGAGGACGAGCTTGCGTGGGCAAAGAAGGCGTGGCTAAATATCTGTTATTCCGGTCGTTTCTCCTCGGACCGAACCATCGCGGACTACGCGAACGAGGTGTGGAAGATCCAGCCGACCCCGATTTCCCAGCGCTAAGAAAAGGTCCTACCCTTCGCTTCCACGGCGGAGGACAGGACCTTTATGTAGGCGGTGTGCCTGATGCTGTTTAGCGCAGGCCCACGCGCTTGAGCTGCTCATAGATGGGCTTCAAGTCAATGTTAAGCACGCCCATCTGCGTAGCTAGGAAGCCGAGGCCGCCGACAACTGCGCCCAGAATCCCCAGACCCGTAGCTAGACCAGCAGCAAAGCCCTTGCTGCTGCCTTCCTTGCCGGCATCAGCGTCATCGGACGGGTTGGCAGCGTCTTCTGGCTGCTCTGGGTCGCCTGCTTGGCCGGTGCCATCGTTCCACCACTCATCAAAGGTCAAGTTGGCTACCAGGGTGTTATCGATGTAGTCACCGCGGACCGAATCGGTTCCAGAGGTACGGGCCATGATGTCCTCGGAGCCGGCGCCCTTGAAGAAGAACGGCACCAACTGGTTGGTGTGCTGACCGGAGTACCAACCG
The nucleotide sequence above comes from Corynebacterium tuberculostearicum. Encoded proteins:
- a CDS encoding alanine/glycine:cation symporter family protein, which gives rise to MDFLENVVTTFNDGVWSWILPWLLIAAGLFFGIRTALVQVRMVPDMFRAVVERPKGEGRDEDEDYGGISAFKAFTISAASRVGTGNVAGVAVAISVGGPGAVFWMWLIAILGGATAFIESTLAQLWKVRDGDGYRGGPAYYMKRGLGWGPLGVLFSIAIAFTFGLVYNAFQTNAIADAVSFSFDRDDTMFRAIIGVVIAVVAGLIIFGGVNRIANITQIIVPFMAVAYLLVGGFVVITNFDKVPGMVGDIVGHALGIKEIAGAGLGAAMMKGIQRGLFSNEAGEGSAPNAAATAAVSHPVKQGLVQTLGVYFDTLVVCTITAFIILLGPEIAYGAEAEGVSLTQAALSSEVGEWGIHFVSFILFFLAFSSILGNYYLAESNLEYLTQSKPALVIFRLVVLFFVWFGAVGSLPLVFALADTGAATMVILNIIVIVPLSGVAIKLLKNYNKQRSHGIDPVFHRDMMPELKGVECWDGSDPVTRRSEEDRRVLRDKGHHDRY
- a CDS encoding YceD family protein, which gives rise to MTSPLKFDVGELLNAQGADAPPEQRTQTGPAPERIGVEMIAIPKGEELTVDATLTPLGAGVLVDANVSGRLTGECSRCLKELHPELDLHVTQVFAADESFVSGDDPAADDEGSGDEIPEIEDDELDLLQAVIDEAGLNLPFAPVCEDRCEIDTPEGVTTGISGEEEEDKVDPRWAGLEKFL
- a CDS encoding acylphosphatase, translated to MALERMTAFVHGHVQGVGFRWWTRSRALELGLSGHATNLRDGRVQVVAEGPREKCEDLLGLLNEQPSTTRRPGTVDLVVEQWASPKGESGFIER
- the rnc gene encoding ribonuclease III produces the protein MSRKKKLTGEEALAAEFAAVDHSPLLESLGVDLQPEHLRLALTHRSFANENGHLPNNERLEFLGDAVLGLSVASQLYITYPSRPESDISKMRASIVSRYGLSDIAREINLGPHILLGKGEQSTGGRDKDSILADTTEAIFGAIYREHGFETARDVILRLFAEKIDNATVSGRHLDWKTTLQELCAELKAPMPVYSATSTGPEHDQTFNAVATVAGLTVGNGVGHNKKLAEQQAAQEACQTLRETPLLVQGTAHKEG
- a CDS encoding DivIVA domain-containing protein produces the protein MYRVFESLDELVQHLEEAHSLPMTSNCMVPRHEMLALLDDLRNALPVEIDDAQDVLDKQDEILHGAEERADQTINDANAQADDIVGHAREEADATVSHAEQHAAKLVADAEARAQSMVEQARAEADRTIAQANDEYERSVAEGRAEQERMVSESEVVRRADEEAHRIVESAHTESNRLRSECDEFVDGKLSEFETTLNGLLRTVSSDRSALRGGAGVRSRGGDYQPSSRAGGVAGGSRYAESENYERRYNER
- the mutM gene encoding bifunctional DNA-formamidopyrimidine glycosylase/DNA-(apurinic or apyrimidinic site) lyase — protein: MPELPEVESVRRGLEPHVVGRTFESVQVLHPRANRGQDEPLSGLLIGKEVAAVARRGKFMWLEFVGEDSMDPHRDVLFIHLGMSGQVRIGTTDSPHLRISAQLSGGVELSFVDQRTFGYWLYAPWAKISHIGIDPLEPDFDIVATARRLRAKKTAVKTALLDQTLASGIGNIYADESLWAAQIPPRKRASTLRQKDAVALLEAAQEVMAAALKVGGTSFDSLYVNVNGESGYFSRSLAAYGRAGQPCQRCGTPLERCVISGRSTHFCPHCQ
- the gdhA gene encoding NADP-specific glutamate dehydrogenase, whose protein sequence is MSVDSQISEYYDKLLKRNAGEPEFHQAVSEVLDSLKIVLEKDPQYADYGLVERLCEPERQLIFRVPWIDDSGDIQVNRGFRVQFNSALGPYKGGLRFHPSVNLGIIKFLGFEQIFKNSLTGLPIGGGKGGSDFDPKGKSEVEVMRFCQSFMTELHRHIGEYRDVPAGDIGVGGREIGFLFGQYRRLTTQHESGVLTGKGLTWGGSLVRTEATGFGTVYLTNEMMKTHGESFDGAKVIVSGSGNVAIYAAAKAQELGATVVAMSDSSGYITTPNGVDIELLKDVKETRRERISTYAEEAGNGVEFHKGGNIWEVQADVALPCATQNELDGDSAKKLVDGGVRYVAEGANMPSTPEAVHVFQESKINFAPGKAANAGGVATSALEMQQNASRDSWSFDYTDDRLHAIMSNIFKNIDSTAKEYDREGDYVAGANIAGFKKVADAMLAQGVI